The Oncorhynchus nerka isolate Pitt River linkage group LG24, Oner_Uvic_2.0, whole genome shotgun sequence genome has a window encoding:
- the LOC115107567 gene encoding tau-tubulin kinase 2-like isoform X2 has translation MSCAVEQAADILSVTDLVRERWRVVKKIGGGGFGEIYEVLDQLSQVNVALKVESAQQPKQVLKMEVAVLKKLQGKDHVCRFVGCGRNDRFNYVVMELQGRNLADLRRTMSRGTFTISTTLRLGRQMLEAIESIHSVGFLHRDIKPSNFAMGRLASTCRCCYMLDFGLARQFTNSCQEVRPPRPVAGFRGTVRYASVNAHKNKEMGRHDDLWSLFYMLVEFMVGQLPWRKVKDKEQVGNLKEAYDHHLMLKHLPSEFSVFLDHILTLDYYTKPDYQLLISVFENAMKSQSVLENDPYDWERCDSEDMLTITASATTAQQFTRLTPAYMGMANASVLPGELQRENTEDVLQGERLSDADNCPPIPVQHQRAAQGADVWEEMDRNRNRKYTAAQKQQKTLIRKVVSEDEHSQNQGGNQSPNTGSVQSSPRRVRSETMFLDRAAPLLRRMRHSQSLAFEKRLAPEPKPTIERFLEAYLGKQRPQEREKTIPENGGGQGEQVGTPCDDDQATGTPDQEEGAGASSGGFVALNLSTVPQEGDSQEWVMLELEQGGGSGASGAAKPPGDDALDGDKPGIQAEAQDQQPPSGPISPVQSHMALPCTWLLGGKRLPGMLGHLGRAQMEQSPNPVPQSPVTEKSEAIPLEAPFTRPTDPQEGKVGETVQSAPSPVPSLIPAHLANDKDPESDSGLPDRSSEPNQRPQVEKARGTAENAVTVSSSPPPVLLQRDSPSLSRLSRIPVRDPTTAPDSPTPLTTDRRHRWSSPVPGSPSPSPSLSCDNLLPCGVRERLLSCSDRGSRSDWLGEDRDPLSLSLSSSGSRSKIPRPVNSPLLGPEQHQQLSSGRFLPRPPPGKPPTRPAVDNRHRRFRVRASSTSDADFLASLTQLMKDRSGALFSPPPRPRSSSSLLQRSLSSSPSRHELREGGGVFVERSCSPSSFSGSPPLPRYPQDRLSGQQGIPWGAGPGARGRVSCHEGKGSGKVSR, from the exons GGGAGGAATCTGGCAGACCTGCGCAGAACTATGTCTCGTGGCACCTTCACCATCTCCACCACTCTGAGGCTGGGCAGGCAGATGCTGGAGGCCATCGAGAGCATCCACTCTGTGGGCTTCCTGCACCGGGACATCAAACCG TCAAACTTTGCCATGGGGCGCCTGGCCAGCACGTGCCGATGCTGCTACATGCTTGACTTTGGTCTGGCCCGGCAATTCACCAACTCTTGTCAGGAAGTGCGCCCT ccCCGTCCCGTGGCAGGGTTCAGAGGAACTGTGCGCTATGCCTCAGTCAATGCACACAAGAATAAA GAGATGGGTCGCCATGACGACCTCTGGTCTCTCTTCTACATGCTGGTGGAGTTCATGGTGGGCCAGCTACCATGGAGGAAGGTCAAAGAcaaa GAACAGGTGGGGAACCTGAAGGAGGCCTACGACCATCACCTAATGCTCAAACATCTCCCTTCAGAGTTCAGCGTCTTCCTGGATCATATCCTGACCTTGGACTACTACACTAAGCCTGACTATCAG CTACTAATATCAGTGTTTGAGAATGCCATGAAGAGTCAAAGTGTGTTGGAGAACGACCCGTATGACTGGGAGAGGTGCGACTCGGAGGATATGCTAACCATCACCGCTTCGGCCACCACCGCTCAGCAATTCACCCGCCTCACACCAGCTTACATGGG caTGGCCAACGCCTCGGTGCTCCCCGGCGAGCTGCAGAGGGAGAACACTGAGGACGTACTGCAGGGCGAGCGCCTCAGCGACGCCGACAACTGTCCCCCCATCCCGGTACAGCACCAACGTGCTGCCCAGGGTGCCGACGTGTGGGAGGAGATGGACCGCAATCGCAACCGAAAATACACCGCAGCCCagaaacaacaaaaaacactCATCAGGAAG GTGGTGAGTGAGGATGAGCACAGCCAGAACCAGGGGGGTAACCAGAGCCCCAACACAGGTTCCGTCCAGAGCTCTCCCAGACGGGTGCGCTCAGAGACCATGTTCCTAGACCGGGCAGCCCCCCTGCTCCGGAGAATGAGACACAGCCAGAGCCTGGCCTTTGAGAAGAGACTGGCCCCCGAACCCAAGCCCACCATTGAACGCTTCCTCGAGGCCTA TCTGGGGAAGCAGCGTCCTCAGGAGCGAGAGAAGACCATCCCAGAGAACGGTGGTGGGCAAGGGGAGCAGGTTGGCACCCCCTGTGATGATGACCAGGCGACAGGGACCCCCGaccaggaggagggggctggggcCAGCAGTGGAGGCTTTGTGGCCCTCAACCTTAGCACTGTACCCCAGGAGGGAGACTCCCAGGAGTGGGTGATGCTGGAGCTGGAACAGGGGGGAGGCAGCGGGGCCTCGGGGGCAGCCAAGCCTCCAGGAGACGACGCTCTGGATGGGGATAAACCAGGGATCCAAGCAGAGGCCCAGGACCAACAGCCTCCCTCAGGCCCAATCAGTCCCGTCCAGTCCCACATGGCCCTGCCCTGTACCTGGTTACTGGGCGGCAAGAGGCTGCCTGGGATGCTAGGCCACTTGGGCCGAGCTCAGATGGAGCAG TCTCCCAACCCCGTACCGCAGTCCCCCGTGACAGAGAAGAGTGAAGCCATACCGCTAGAGGCCCCGTTCACCAGACCCACCGACCCCCAAGAGGGCAAGGTTGGTGAGACAGTCCAGTCAGCACCCAGCCCTGTGCCAAGCCTCATCCCAGCCCACCTCGCCAACGATAAAGACCCAGAGAGCGACTCTGGCCTCCCCGACCGTTCCTCTGAACCCAACCAGCGCCCCCAGGTTGAGAAAGCTAGAGGCACCGCAGAGAATGCCGtcactgtctcctcctcaccccctccggTCCTCCTGCAAAGGGACTCCCCCTCCTTGTCCAGACTGAGCCGCATCCCTGTACGAGACCCAACTACCGCCCCGGATTCCCCCACCCCCCTCACCACAGATCGCCGTCACCGCTGGAGCAGCCCTGTGCCCGGCTCGCCCTCGCCCTCGCCATCCCTCTCCTGCGACAACCTGCTACCCTGTGGTGTCCGAGAGCGTCTCCTGTCCTGCTCGGACCGCGGCTCACGCTCCGACTGGCTTGGGGAGGACCGtgatcccctctccctctcgctctcctcctcagGCAGCAGGAGTAAGATCCCGCGTCCCGTTAACTCCCCTCTTCTGGGGCCCGAGCAGCATCAGCAGCTCTCCTCCGGCAGGTTCCTGCCTCGCCCGCCTCCCGGGAAACCGCCCACCCGCCCGGCTGTAGACAACAG GCACCGGCGGTTCCGGGTGCGCGCCAGCAGCACCAGCGATGCTGACTTCCTGGCCAGCCTGACCCAGCTGATGAAGGACCGCAGCGGTGCACTCTTCAGTCCACCGCCGCGCCCCCGTAGCTCCTCCTCCTTGCTGCAGCGCTCACTCAGCTCCTCCCCCTCCCGTCACGAGCTCCGCGAGGGGGGTGGGGTCTTCGTGGAGCGCAGCTGCTCTCCGTCCAGCTTCTCGGGGTCCCCTCCCCTTCCACGGTACCCCCAGGACAGGCTCAGCGGGCAGCAGGGAATACCGTGGGGTGCAGGGCCCGGTGCCCGAGGAAGGGTCTCCTGCCACGAGGGCAAAGGCAGTGGCAAAGTGAGCCGATAA
- the LOC115107567 gene encoding tau-tubulin kinase 2-like isoform X1: MSCAVEQAADILSVTDLVRERWRVVKKIGGGGFGEIYEVLDQLSQVNVALKVESAQQPKQVLKMEVAVLKKLQGKDHVCRFVGCGRNDRFNYVVMELQGRNLADLRRTMSRGTFTISTTLRLGRQMLEAIESIHSVGFLHRDIKPSNFAMGRLASTCRCCYMLDFGLARQFTNSCQEVRPPRPVAGFRGTVRYASVNAHKNKEMGRHDDLWSLFYMLVEFMVGQLPWRKVKDKEQVGNLKEAYDHHLMLKHLPSEFSVFLDHILTLDYYTKPDYQLLISVFENAMKSQSVLENDPYDWERCDSEDMLTITASATTAQQFTRLTPAYMGMANASVLPGELQRENTEDVLQGERLSDADNCPPIPVQHQRAAQGADVWEEMDRNRNRKYTAAQKQQKTLIRKVVSEDEHSQNQGGNQSPNTGSVQSSPRRVRSETMFLDRAAPLLRRMRHSQSLAFEKRLAPEPKPTIERFLEAYLGKQRPQEREKTIPENGGGQGEQVGTPCDDDQATGTPDQEEGAGASSGGFVALNLSTVPQEGDSQEWVMLELEQGGGSGASGAAKPPGDDALDGDKPGIQAEAQDQQPPSGPISPVQSHMALPCTWLLGGKRLPGMLGHLGRAQMEQSPNPVPQSPVTEKSEAIPLEAPFTRPTDPQEGKVGETVQSAPSPVPSLIPAHLANDKDPESDSGLPDRSSEPNQRPQVEKARGTAENAVTVSSSPPPVLLQRDSPSLSRLSRIPVRDPTTAPDSPTPLTTDRRHRWSSPVPGSPSPSPSLSCDNLLPCGVRERLLSCSDRGSRSDWLGEDRDPLSLSLSSSGSRSKIPRPVNSPLLGPEQHQQLSSGRFLPRPPPGKPPTRPAVDNSRHRRFRVRASSTSDADFLASLTQLMKDRSGALFSPPPRPRSSSSLLQRSLSSSPSRHELREGGGVFVERSCSPSSFSGSPPLPRYPQDRLSGQQGIPWGAGPGARGRVSCHEGKGSGKVSR, translated from the exons GGGAGGAATCTGGCAGACCTGCGCAGAACTATGTCTCGTGGCACCTTCACCATCTCCACCACTCTGAGGCTGGGCAGGCAGATGCTGGAGGCCATCGAGAGCATCCACTCTGTGGGCTTCCTGCACCGGGACATCAAACCG TCAAACTTTGCCATGGGGCGCCTGGCCAGCACGTGCCGATGCTGCTACATGCTTGACTTTGGTCTGGCCCGGCAATTCACCAACTCTTGTCAGGAAGTGCGCCCT ccCCGTCCCGTGGCAGGGTTCAGAGGAACTGTGCGCTATGCCTCAGTCAATGCACACAAGAATAAA GAGATGGGTCGCCATGACGACCTCTGGTCTCTCTTCTACATGCTGGTGGAGTTCATGGTGGGCCAGCTACCATGGAGGAAGGTCAAAGAcaaa GAACAGGTGGGGAACCTGAAGGAGGCCTACGACCATCACCTAATGCTCAAACATCTCCCTTCAGAGTTCAGCGTCTTCCTGGATCATATCCTGACCTTGGACTACTACACTAAGCCTGACTATCAG CTACTAATATCAGTGTTTGAGAATGCCATGAAGAGTCAAAGTGTGTTGGAGAACGACCCGTATGACTGGGAGAGGTGCGACTCGGAGGATATGCTAACCATCACCGCTTCGGCCACCACCGCTCAGCAATTCACCCGCCTCACACCAGCTTACATGGG caTGGCCAACGCCTCGGTGCTCCCCGGCGAGCTGCAGAGGGAGAACACTGAGGACGTACTGCAGGGCGAGCGCCTCAGCGACGCCGACAACTGTCCCCCCATCCCGGTACAGCACCAACGTGCTGCCCAGGGTGCCGACGTGTGGGAGGAGATGGACCGCAATCGCAACCGAAAATACACCGCAGCCCagaaacaacaaaaaacactCATCAGGAAG GTGGTGAGTGAGGATGAGCACAGCCAGAACCAGGGGGGTAACCAGAGCCCCAACACAGGTTCCGTCCAGAGCTCTCCCAGACGGGTGCGCTCAGAGACCATGTTCCTAGACCGGGCAGCCCCCCTGCTCCGGAGAATGAGACACAGCCAGAGCCTGGCCTTTGAGAAGAGACTGGCCCCCGAACCCAAGCCCACCATTGAACGCTTCCTCGAGGCCTA TCTGGGGAAGCAGCGTCCTCAGGAGCGAGAGAAGACCATCCCAGAGAACGGTGGTGGGCAAGGGGAGCAGGTTGGCACCCCCTGTGATGATGACCAGGCGACAGGGACCCCCGaccaggaggagggggctggggcCAGCAGTGGAGGCTTTGTGGCCCTCAACCTTAGCACTGTACCCCAGGAGGGAGACTCCCAGGAGTGGGTGATGCTGGAGCTGGAACAGGGGGGAGGCAGCGGGGCCTCGGGGGCAGCCAAGCCTCCAGGAGACGACGCTCTGGATGGGGATAAACCAGGGATCCAAGCAGAGGCCCAGGACCAACAGCCTCCCTCAGGCCCAATCAGTCCCGTCCAGTCCCACATGGCCCTGCCCTGTACCTGGTTACTGGGCGGCAAGAGGCTGCCTGGGATGCTAGGCCACTTGGGCCGAGCTCAGATGGAGCAG TCTCCCAACCCCGTACCGCAGTCCCCCGTGACAGAGAAGAGTGAAGCCATACCGCTAGAGGCCCCGTTCACCAGACCCACCGACCCCCAAGAGGGCAAGGTTGGTGAGACAGTCCAGTCAGCACCCAGCCCTGTGCCAAGCCTCATCCCAGCCCACCTCGCCAACGATAAAGACCCAGAGAGCGACTCTGGCCTCCCCGACCGTTCCTCTGAACCCAACCAGCGCCCCCAGGTTGAGAAAGCTAGAGGCACCGCAGAGAATGCCGtcactgtctcctcctcaccccctccggTCCTCCTGCAAAGGGACTCCCCCTCCTTGTCCAGACTGAGCCGCATCCCTGTACGAGACCCAACTACCGCCCCGGATTCCCCCACCCCCCTCACCACAGATCGCCGTCACCGCTGGAGCAGCCCTGTGCCCGGCTCGCCCTCGCCCTCGCCATCCCTCTCCTGCGACAACCTGCTACCCTGTGGTGTCCGAGAGCGTCTCCTGTCCTGCTCGGACCGCGGCTCACGCTCCGACTGGCTTGGGGAGGACCGtgatcccctctccctctcgctctcctcctcagGCAGCAGGAGTAAGATCCCGCGTCCCGTTAACTCCCCTCTTCTGGGGCCCGAGCAGCATCAGCAGCTCTCCTCCGGCAGGTTCCTGCCTCGCCCGCCTCCCGGGAAACCGCCCACCCGCCCGGCTGTAGACAACAG TAGGCACCGGCGGTTCCGGGTGCGCGCCAGCAGCACCAGCGATGCTGACTTCCTGGCCAGCCTGACCCAGCTGATGAAGGACCGCAGCGGTGCACTCTTCAGTCCACCGCCGCGCCCCCGTAGCTCCTCCTCCTTGCTGCAGCGCTCACTCAGCTCCTCCCCCTCCCGTCACGAGCTCCGCGAGGGGGGTGGGGTCTTCGTGGAGCGCAGCTGCTCTCCGTCCAGCTTCTCGGGGTCCCCTCCCCTTCCACGGTACCCCCAGGACAGGCTCAGCGGGCAGCAGGGAATACCGTGGGGTGCAGGGCCCGGTGCCCGAGGAAGGGTCTCCTGCCACGAGGGCAAAGGCAGTGGCAAAGTGAGCCGATAA